GTAATCGGTGGGATGGTCCATCTACGTGGTGCGTGGTGTTAAACTTTCTTCGGAAATTCCTTCGGAAAGTGAAATAGATTAGAATGCCTCAGACAGGAACAAGTGTGAGCCTTTTGACTTGTCCATTTGGTTCGGTCATTTCAGGGAGACTGTACTATGCCGATCGTTGCCTTGATATGGGATATTGCCAATGGCTCCGAAAGTTCATGAACTCAGTCGCAAGTGGCACGATTAATGTGCGTATGCATGGGTCGCCTTGCTCGGTATGCCACCCCGTAGCTTCATCTTTCTCTGAAAAACTAGCGTTTTAAAACGGTAGGTAATTACAATACGCTCCTGATGTATTTTCGCAAGCGATGTGATTGTAGGACAGGAGAGCAGCGTCAGGATGGCAGTGCACACCGGACGGACGGCCGACATTGAATGAGTATTCGTCAGATGGCAGTTGAATCTGTAAGCCGCCGAGAGACATCGTCGAAACCCGCCCGTGTCCGGCCGATAGAAAGCAATCAAGGATAAGGCAACTGAACATCGTTCGGCGGTTGATCTCCTGCTCTGTCCGTGAATTCGGAGAGAGATGGGTTGCCTTCGGTGATTTCGTTGCTAGTTCAGTCCTCTGTATCTTAAGGTGCTTGCCACCGGCGTTCAGTCCCAGGCCCTGAGCCATACGAATGGCCACCCCAAGATACATCCACGCGGCCGGACCGCCATCAGGTTGGCTCCATCTATACCGACTGAGTGTCAGAAAGACTTGGATCCGCGCGACGGATCCTTTTGTCAGAGCACATTCGAGAGGCCCCAACGCTCCTATCAGGCGATCTGCGAAGTATTCAGAAGCGGCAAAAGAACCCGTGCCGAGAAGAGGATTGTGACGTTTTGAGCCTTCGATCTCCACAAGATTGCGATGTGAAACGAACCTGACTAAGTCGGGATGTAACCTCGCTGTAAGTGTCAAGATGGCCAACAATGCTAGTTTGGCATCCGTTGACGGAGCCTGAGCCTCTTTGTCGTGTACGATGCTCTTCAGCGTCGGTAGATGCATGAAGGGAAGCTCCGCAGCGAAGTGCAACTGGTATAGGTCAAAGAGCTCAAACCATAATTTGCGTGACAGGCACGGCATGGACAAGACCTCCTCGAGGACATTGGTTTCATCCAACCAAAATACATGCTTGGGCTTCTTGACCATTTTCGAACCAGGCTGTCCAACTCTTTCATCCTCTGATGTGGGTTTCGGTGCTGCCCTTTTACCTGATCTCGTTGCGGCTTCTGGATGGTCGCAAACGTGCCCTGTTCGGATGCACGCGTTGCATGGAGTGTTGAAGCTGGTATCAGCATTGTCACACTTGATTTTTCTCTTCCTGCATCTTTGGCAAGCTATGTTGGACCTCATGGGAGGCTGCACACCCCCGTGGGGTCTCCTGCGATGGGCAACGCCTGCTGACAGCGGTCTCGGTATATCTTCATTAGGCGTGCGGGATTGAACCGGCCCGCCGTCGGCGATAGACGGCTGACTTAGATATTGGCTCATGGCGACGCGTTGATGAGTTGATCATTCGCACTGGGTTCTGGTGATGCATTTGCTCGAGATGGAGGGCGTTTAGCGCCCGCACATTCGATAGACCAGATAGGCTGGATGGGACACCGATTTAATGGTCCATGAATGGGGCGGCAAGGGAAGAGCCCGCAGCTTTTGGAGACGGAAGGTGCGGTCAATGTTGGGCCGAGCGTTGCCGCATACCGCAGGCAAGAAAGAAAGCTGGCAATGGGTAATTGATGTGCCCTACGAGGGGCTTCGGGTTTTTAGGCGTGTAAGAAGAAGGGGTCCCTCAACGGCCGGAGAGCGAAACATTGATTGGGCAAGTATTGTAGCTTGAATGATGGCAGGAGGAACAGGGCATTCGCAGACTGTGGTCGATCATATTAAAAGGGAGGCTAAACGGGATGAAGAGCCAATTAAAGATAGCGCTTGGAAGTGCTGCTGAGACATCACTTTCTCCCTTGATCGCAACATCACCCTAGTGTCATCCATGATACCTCCTTGCTTTCTCCGTTGATGAGGCCGCTAAGGAAGTGCCTGGAGGTATTGATGGTTCGCCCGAACCGAAACGTTGGTTCTCTTCTTTGGCTATTATGGGAATAGAATCATTATCCGCTAATCGAATTCGGTGCAAGACGGAAAGTAGCCGATGACTGAGCAAACCCTTAGAGTGCGTGCTAACATCTCAGATGGTATGTACAGGTGTTCATTGTGTATCGATACTCCGTCTACTCCTCCTGGTCCTTAAGCTCAATAACTCAAAAGTACGGTTCGCGTGGTAGGAGTAAGTTGTGCTGTTGACGTACAGTAATTATTTGGCACCATATACAGGACCGCCACATAGTTGCATTGGAACCTGCAATCCGGATCTGAAGATGAATTCCTTGAGGTAGGCCGCAAGGCAGCTCGCTATTCCCACTATTGCATGCCATCTTGTCTCCTCATTTTCAATGTAAACCGAAGGATTCAGCCACTACTAGACATCTGAAGAAGCCTGTTGCAGCACGTTTCAGCTTTCCTCACTTTGAAAATGTACGAAATCGAACAGACGGCATGTACACAGTTTTGTGCTTCTCGTACTGAGCATGCCGTCATAGGCCTTGAGTGCTATCGGTGGCAAGGTGGAGCTGTCAGCGATGGCTTTGTCGCGATGGCCTTCAGCTTTGCTTTTGGATCGAGTCACCTATTTCTGCTTGGAGACTTAGCCGCACGACGCGCTGAGCTGAAACACGTTGTCGACATGACTGCTATAGAGAATCACAATTTATCAGATGCTTTTAAGCGTTGCACATTTGGGGGGTGCCTTTGGGGGATGCCTTTGGGGGATGCCTTTGGGGGATGCCTTTGGGGGATGCCTTTGGGGGATGACATTCTGGGGCTGCGCTTTAAGGGATACTATAACCATATTAACTAGTATCACCATATCACTACCgttcttaatattttctaatacgaatactcaaagtctaatacttttttaataaatatttaccttAGGTATTAAGGGGTTAAAACGACggaaatagtaatataaagtagtatatcttCTTTAAGAGATACTAATAcggtattattaactaatcgacggcgcttagtaaataagctaaagtctttataattagataaacctaagtactataaggaATTAGGTAGATAAGGGAAcgaataagctatttttaatataaaggttaaTCTATACTTAGccttctatttattatctcTATTTCCTAGAAGTAGTATTAAACCTTTCTCGTTTATATACGAAAATTCGTACTTACTCCTTATATAGAAcgcttatagtttataaaattactatagctatattattaaaaaaggaatataacgAGCTAAAAGACGGTCTAAATATGCTTTTTATCCTTCTTAAGTAAGTTTAGGTAATCCTAGAtttcttataatacttattaaataaccgctcgcttttattaaattctttaatataaaatactattttttattcccTATCTAGAGTTAAAAGCGAAgctaagttttttaataaaaccgtttagtaatatttttactactttagttaacctagttaattattaagcgttaatttagtttattaacccctattaatataaaattcttttctaagtcctaacgctaataagtttattaaagtataagtatacgtcctatttatttacttactatttatttctttgattataacttttaaagAAGTAGCGTTTAGTATAtttctaaatttaatattacttataaagactAATATAAGTCTAACCGGAGTCgatcgtattattattagaggaTACTAAGCCGACTTAGTATcccgtaatatatattttattaatttaattataaagtatagccCTAGGTATAGGGCCGAACTAAATATAGCCTCTTTCATTAACATTAGTCCCGATCGTAACCCCGACCCTACTACCGAACTAAGAACTAGTTATAGGtcttttttaaggtttattataaaattaattaataaaataatcaagtatatttatattagttagttattatattataactaagcttattttaaataaaggctagattaattttatttaggacggtatattaataatatcctttttcttattattttttaatacgtttataatatttctatactttatactataaacttattacttatatagttcttagagCCGTTCTTATCTTCGGGAGCCTCTACGTTTACTAaaaggtttaataatatagtattactaattaatattaacgtagtaaattagatattaaattataatagaaattattaaatactcgtaattattaattagaaaatagAGAGATTTAACGCCTTtggaatataattaattactttttcttaATAGAGTATAAAGATCAATAAATATATCTCGGAACTTCGTAGcgctattatttaactaaataaaaaatcttataaagtaagtattacttaggttattCTTAGAGACTtatgtttttatttatattaactaactaggcctatactaagaggacttatactaagctTTCTTTTACGCTTACGctcttaaatagtacttaggtcgagtactttattattaagaataatagcCTACGGGTCCTACTTTAAgaaagtattacttatataaactatttaattaataagagctacTTACCGGCCGTCgtactaaagggctatagTATTTAGAACTTAGTAGCGGACTAAGCTCTAAATAACTgcggatttattaataaacttgcGCTacgttaaaaagagctactataatatttataatataaaaaattccccgaacttaaaactagtagtAGTTAGTTTTAGGGTTTTTAAAGACTAGaatctacttattaattttaataatacccctaagtaagattatagttttaaaatagactagactattattaataaggtatatttataaaagtaggtcgtatattattaagccgtAGTAACCGttctatacttttattatatcctttttatttatatatatgcgtatttataaaaatcttattatacgtactTCGTAGCCCGGTtctaaaaatactttaaataaagatcgtccttctaaatctcttcgctataaggattataaatagtaaaatagaTCTATTTCCTTAAAGCTataggtattttaaaatcttcctaaaactttataatatatttttaaatataaaaagtaaattcgTATTTTTATAGCCCGAGTACCTCGATTCCTAAACAGATTCGATTCTAAAATAGATCTAATTCTAGAATCGCTTATACTTCCGCTAGGCCTCGATTCTAAAATAGATCCGATTTTAAAATCGCTTATACTTCTACTAAGTACCCCGATTTTAGAACAgatctaattttaaaattgcTAGTACTTCCGCTAGGTACCccgattttaaaatagatccgATTTTAGAATTgcttatacttttactaagtacCTCGATTCTATTtcttatctttttaagtattttagaattataatatatttttagcttactaaactaaaggtatattataaacgtattatAGGTCTAGAAGACTAAGTTTAAGAGAGTAATATCG
The DNA window shown above is from Colletotrichum lupini chromosome 7, complete sequence and carries:
- a CDS encoding fungal specific transcription factor; amino-acid sequence: MRSNIACQRCRKRKIKCDNADTSFNTPCNACIRTGHVCDHPEAATRSGKRAAPKPTSEDERVGQPGSKMVKKPKHVFWLDETNVLEEVLSMPCLSRKLWFELFDLYQLHFAAELPFMHLPTLKSIVHDKEAQAPSTDAKLALLAILTLTARLHPDLVRFVSHRNLVEIEGSKRHNPLLGTGSFAASEYFADRLIGALGPLECALTKGSVARIQVFLTLSRYRWSQPDGGPAAWMYLGVAIRMAQGLGLNAGGKHLKIQRTELATKSPKATHLSPNSRTEQEINRRTMFSCLILDCFLSAGHGRVSTMSLGGLQIQLPSDEYSFNVGRPSGVHCHPDAALLSYNHIACENTSGAYCNYLPF